GCAGGCCATCGGCGGACAGCACCACCGCCTCCCGGGCGGCCGGCACCCGTTGCACCAGCTCGTCGAGCAACCAGTCGAGGCCGGTGCTCTGCTTCGTCGAATGCCGCACTAGGCGTCCCTCTCAGTTGCGGTCGGGGGTTTCGGGGTTCGTCGCCGGGTTGGTAGGGACCGCCGGGACCGCCGGATCGGTTCGCTCGGCCGCTGCGGCCGGCGCCGCCGGAGCAGCCGGCGCCGAGGGTGTGATGACCGTGGCGCGTCCGCGAGCCGTGCCCGCCTGTAGCGCGGCCATCACCCGACGGACCTCCTCCGGAGATCGGGGCGTCGGGGTGTCGGTGACGGTCGACCGGCGCTGCACTGCCGGGGTGTGACGCCGCACCCGGCGGGGCAGGCCGTCCAGGTCGTCAGCCGTCTCGTCAGGGGACGCCGCGTCACCGAGCCCGATGACCGGCGACGTGTCCGAGGTCGCTGCGCCGCCGGACGGGGCGGGCGGTGCTGCGTTGGTAGGCGGTGCTGCGCTGTCCGGCGGTGCTGCGTTGGTGGGCGGGGCCGCGGACAGACGCGCGCGGGGGCGGGGCACGGCGCTCCGGCGAGCCGTGCGGGCCAGCCGCCGGGCCGGGTCGGCCGACGCGGCAGGCAGCGTGGCAGGGTCGGGGCCGGCCGGCGGCTCGGCGGTGACCAGGTCGCTGGGGATCAGCACCACGGCGGTCACCCCGCCCTCCCCGGAGGGGCGCAACCGCACGCGTACGTTGTGCCGGGCCGCCAGCCGGGCCACCACGAACAGGCCGAGCCGGGCGCTCTGCGCCGGGTCGAACTCGGGCGAGCTGGCCAGCCGGGTGTTGGCGGTCTCCAGCGCCGCGGCGGACATACCCAGCCCCTGGTCGGTGATCTCCAGGGCGTACCCGTTGGCCACCTGTTCCCCCGTGACGGTGACCCGGGTGTCCGGCGGGGAGAAGGCGGTGGCGTTCTCGACCAGCTCGGCGAGCAGGTGAATGACGTCGCCGACCGCCCGGCCCAGCACACCGGCGGGCTGCGCGGCGGTGATGTCCACCCGGTCGTACGCCTCGACCTCGGAGATCGCGCCGCGGATCAGGTCGACCATCGCGACCGGGTTCCGCCAGCCGCGGCCGGGCGCGGAGCCGGCCAGGATGACCAGGTCCTCGGCGTGCCTGCGGAGTCGGGTTGCCAGGTGGTCGACCTGGAAGAGCTCGGCCAGCTCGTCCGGGTCCTCGGCGCGCCGCTCCATCCGGTCCAGCAGGTGCAGTTGACGGTGCACCAGGCTCTGGCTCCGGCGGGCGATGTTGAGGAAGACCTCGTTGAGCCCACGACGCAGGGTGACCTCGTCCACCGCGGCTTGGACGGCGGTGCGCTGCACCTCGGTGAAGGCGCGCCCGACCTCGCCGATCTCGTCGTGGCCGTACTCCAGCGGTGGCGCCTCCCGGGCGACGTCGACCTGCTCGCCGCGACGCAGCCGGGTCACCACGTCCGGCAGACGGTGCTCGGCCAGGTCGAGCGCGGCGGTGCGGACGCCGCTGAGCCGCCGGACCAGGGTGCGGCCGACCCGCAGCGCGACCAGCACCGAGACCACCACGGCGACGAGCCCGAGCACGCCGGCGGCGGCGAGGCGCACCAGGATGCGGACCGCCATCGGCACCGAGCGGTCGGTGAGTGCGTCGGCCTCGGCCAGCTCGAAGTCACGCAGCTGCTGTTGCACCGCGTCGTGGCTGGCCTGCCAGGCAGCCGCGTCGACCGGCGGCCGGCCGGCCCGGTTGGCCGCGACCAGCGCGTCCTGCATCGTGCGCAGCCGGGTGAACGCTTCACCCTCGGTCAACCGTTGGTACGCGACCCGGCCGGTCTCGGGCAGGTCGGCCACGGCGCTCTCGGTCAGCCACCGTTGGTTGCCGATGGCCTGCACGAGCTGGGTGTGCTCGCCCTCGGCGAACCGTCCGGCGGTCAGCGCACCGGCCAGCAGCGCGTCGCTCTGGCCGAGCAGCTCCCGGGAGCGGCCCAACGCGGTCAGCGCCAGTGCCTGCCGGTTGAGGTCGGGGTCGGTCAGGGTCGCCATCCCGGCGAAAGCCTGGAAGGACGCGGAGACCATGCCGCTGTAGAGGCCGATCGCCCCGGCCCGGTCCACCTTGCGGTCGTCGATGAAGTCCCGGCCGGCCGGCAGTGCCGCCAGGGCGGTGACCAGCTGGTCGACCCGGGTCTCCAGCAGGTCGTCGGCGGCGTCGCGCAGGGCTTCCCCGTCGACCCGGCGACGCAGCTCGGCGACCGCCCGATCGGTGCGCTCGCGCTGCTCGGCCAGGGCGGGCAGCTCGGTGGTGCCCGCGAGCTGCACCACCGAGAGCCGGCGTTCCCGTTGCAACTCGGTGACCACGGCCTCGCCGGGTCGACCCAGGTCGTACAGGAGGGTGCGGGCGGAGAGCAGGTCCAGTGCGGGACCGAAGGTCAACGTCGTCGCGAAGATCCACAGCGCCAGGAGTGCGGTCACCGGCGCGACGACCAATGCGGTCAGCTTCGAACGGATCGGCCAGTCGCGGGTTTTCATCAGACCTCGCCCGTACAGGGGTGGCAGGGGGTGCCGGCACCGCCGGGCAACGCGCCGGCCGGCTGCACGCCCGGCCGGACGCCGGGCACCGGCGCGGGCGCCTTGGGCAGGATACGTAATCGGGGGCCGTTGCACTACCGCCTGTCGCTCCGACATCGACGCTGCGAGATGTGCCGAATGGGCAACGGCGAGCGCCCCCGGCCGGCGGGGTGGGCATCACCCCACCCGAGCGCAACTTCTGGACTGGGTCAAGTTAAGCGGATGGTGAGGAAAGTACCCCCGATCGGGATTGGCGATCAGTGCGCGGAGGGAATACCAGATGACGAAGGAGGAGCCCATGTCGCCCACGCAGGTAATCGTCATCGTGCTCGTCGTGCTCGTGATCGTCGCGGCACTGGCCGTGGCCGCCCGGTCGCTCAGCCGCCGTCGCGCGCTGCGCAGCCGGTTCGGGCCGGAGTACGACCGGGTGGTGGAGGAGCAGGACAGCCGGTCCGCCGCGGAGCGCGAACTGCGCGACCGGGAACGCCGGCACGCCGAGCTCACGCTCACCCCGCTCAGCCCGGAGTCCCGGGCCCGTTACAGCGCAGCCTGGGAGGAGCTCCAGGTCCGCTTCATCGACTCGCCCGGCGAGACGGTGGGCGACGCCGACGCTCTGGTCACCCGGCTCATCGAGGAGCAGGGCTACCCGACCGGGGACTTCTCCGACCAGATCGCCCACCTCTCCGTCGAGCACGCCCGCACGCTGACCAACTACCGCGACGCGCACGACATCCACCTGCGCAACTCGCGGGGTGAGGCCAGCACCGAGGAGCTGCGGCAGGCGGTCGTGCACTACCGGGCACTCTTCGCCGACCTGCTCGGCGAGGAGCCGGCCGGCCACCATACGCCCGAACAGCGACACCACCCGGACCACGACGCCACGAGCCGCTGAGGAGGCCACCGATGCGCCAGGAAGAGCCGCAGGTGAGCAACGACCATCCGGAGGCCGTCCGGTCCGCGCCCGTTCCGGTACCGCCAGCCGGCGACCGGGACAGCCGCTCGGACGTCCCTGACGACACCCTGGACGACCGGGGCACCTTCGACGACCAGACCGCCTCCGACAAACGGACCAACGGCACCGAACGGGATGCCGCGTACGACCCGGCCGACGACGAGCGGGCCGACGACTCCGACCCGCGCCATCGGCGGGACGACCGGTCCACCGACGATGGTGGCTTCAACGAGCCGGGGCCGCTGCCGACGGCGTTCGGCGCCACCACGGTGGCCGACGCCGTCGCCGCCTCCGCGCTGGCCAGCCCACGCCCGCAGGATCAGCCGGACCCCAGGGCCGAGCGGACGGCCCAGCCGGGCGACGGTGCCGAGGACGGCGAGCGCGAGGGTCTGCGGGCCGACCCCACCGCCGAGTTGCACCGAAGGGATGCCGCCCCGGGGACCGACCCGGACGCCGTGGCCGCCGGCGCGGCCGGTTACGGCAGCGCGACACCGGGGATGGTCGACCCGGACGCGGACGGCGAGCCGGTCAGCACCGAGGGCGACGGCACGTCGCTGGGGGCTGCCGGGACGTCCCGGCCCGCCGGTTCGACGGTCGCGGCCGAGCCGGCCACCCTCCTGGACACGGACACCGCGCAGGGCTTCCGGGACCGCTGGCGGGACGTGCAGCTGCGTTTCGTCGACGATCCGCACGGGGCCGCCGGCGAGGCGCAGTCGCTGGTGGAGGAGGCCATCCAGGCCCTCTCCTCGGCACTGGCCGCACAGAAGAACACGCTGGGTGGGTGGCAGGACGCCGGCTCGGCCGACACCGAGCAACTGCGGATGGCGGTGCGTAACTACCGGGATTTCCTGGATCGCGTACTGGGTCGCTGAGCGACACCCCAGGGGCGCCCCGGCCAGTCGGCCGGGGCGCCCCTCGTCCGCGAGATCGAGCCCACGAAACCACCCGAATCCACCCGAAATCCACGTGACCCACGTGGAGGCGTGAAACCGGCCGCACAGGGGTAGTAGGGCGCGCGCGCACCAAACCAGCGCAGACGTCGGGACGAGGGGTGGCGGAGATGGACGGCGGCGGTCTTCGGCTCAACATGAACGGCCTGGACTATCTGATTCTCGCGCTGTACTTCGTCACCGTCCTCGGAGTCGGCTTCGCCGCGCGCCGGGCGATCCGGACCAGCGTCGACTTCTTCCTGTCCGGCCGATCCCTGCCCGCCTGGGTGACCGGTCTCGCCTTCGTCTCAGCGAACCTGGGCGCGTTGGAGATCATCGGCATGGCTGCGAACGGCGCCCAGTACGGCGTCATGACGGTCCACTACTACTGGATCGGCGCCGTACCGGCGATGGTCTTCCTGGGCATCGTGATGATGCCCTTTTACTACGGGTCCAAGGTCCGCAGCGTGCCGGAGTACCTGCGGCTACGGTTCAACCGCCCCACCCACCTGCTGAACGCGCTCAGCTTCGCCGTCGCCCAGGTGCTGATCGCCGGCGTGAACCTCTACGCGCTGGCCCTGGTGATGCAGGCGCTGCTCGGCTGGCCGCTCTGGACCGCGGTCGTGGTCGGCGCGGCGATCGTGCTGGCGTACATCACCATCGGTGGCCTGTCCGGGGCGATCTACAACGAGGTGCTCCAGTTCTTCGTCATCCTGGCCGGCCTCATCCCCGTCACCGTGATCGGCCTGGTCAAGGTCGGCGGGGTGAACGGCCTGATGGACGCGGTACGCGACTCCAAGCTCGGCGAGGCGGGCCTGCACGCCTGGCAGGACACCGGCAGCACCGCCAACCCGCTGGGCGCGCAGTGGATCGGCATCGTCTTCGGCCTCGGTTTCGTGCTGTCCTTCGGCTACTGGACGACGAACTTCGCCGAGGTGCAGCGGGCACTGTCGGCGAAGAACATGAGCGCCGCCCGTCGTACGCCGATCATCGCCGCGTACCCGAAGCTGCTCATCCCGCTGGTCACGGTGATCCCCGGCCTGGTGGCCCTGGTCACGGTGAAGGGCCTGGGCGCGGAGAGCGGCGACCTGCAGTACAACAACGCGATCCCGCTGCTCATGCGCGACCTGCTCCCCAACGGCGTGCTCGGGGTGGCGGTCACCGGTCTGCTCGCCTCGTTCATGGCCGGCATGGCGGCCAACGTGAGCGGCTTCAACACCGTCTTCACCTACGACATCTGGCAGGCGTACATCCGTCCCGGCCGGCCGGACGACTACTACCTCCGGATCGGCCGGTGGGCGACGGTCGGGGCCGTGGTGATCGGGATCGGCACCGCGTTCATCGCGGCCGGGTTCAGCAACATCATGAACTACATCCAGGCGCTCTTCTCGCTCTTCAACGCGCCGCTGTTCGCCACGTTCATCATCGGCATGTTCTGGAAGCGGATGAGCGCCCTGGCCGGCTTCTGGTCGCTGTTGTTGGGCACCCTGGCGTCGCTGGCGACGTACCTGCTCTACAAGGGCGGTGTGATCGACTTCAACTCCGACCTGGAGGAGAGCTTCTGGGGCGCCGGCATCGCGTTCGTCACGGTGGCGATCGTCGCCGCGATCCTGACCCCGCTCACCGCCCCCAAGCGCGATGAGGAACTGCGTGGGCTGGTCTACGGCATGGGCGGCGTCGACCTGAAGGGCGACGTGCTCGCCGGGGACGCCGTCTGGTACCGCTCCCCCGTGCTGCTCGGTCTGATCGCGGTCGCGCTGGCCGCCCTCTTCTACATCCCGGTCTTCTAGGAAAGGGGTTCGGCAGATGAGCAACGACGGCCAGCCGGCGCAGGACCCGCTGATCGACGAGACGCAGGCGGAGCAGCGCCGCTCCGCCGCCGCCCGGTTGTTCGACATCCGTCGGGTGATCGGTGGCCTCTTCGTGGCGTACGGGATCATCGTGACGTTGATTGGCATCTTCGACAGTGCGGCCGAGGTCGACAAGGCCCAGGGTGTCCGGATCAACCTGTGGGCCGGGCTGGTGATGCTCGTCTTCGGCCTGCTCATGCTGCTCTGGCAGTGGCGGCGTCCGGCGGAGCCGCCGGCCCCCAACGAGCAACAACCCGGCACCTGACCGGTGACCCCTGCGGCATGAGCGCGGCACGAGGGGGTACGCGACGGGGATCAGGCACCGTGTCGGACACAGGAGGCAACACCATGACCGATCGCGATCGCCAACCGCCGTTGGAGGACAGCCCCGAAGTGGCCTCGGCGGTGGACGATGACGCCACCGTCCCGCAGTTGCGTGGCGGGGGCGGCCCCGACCACGACACCCCAGGCTTCGCCGAGCCCCGTAGCCGGCCGGACGACCTCGCGCCGGGCACCGCCGAGCTGATCGGTGACCCCTACGCTGCCGGCACCGGAGCGACCGGGACGGGCACCGGCGCGGGCGGGGACAACATCCGCACCGGGGCGGAGCAACCCTGGGAGCCGGAGGACCTGGTGATGGCCCGCGGGCAGGACCTCACACCGGAGAACCTGGACAAAGCCCGCCGTGACCTGGCCGAACAGGGCCGGGCGGCGATCGAGCGCACCGTGCCCTGACCCGCCATGAGGGGGGGTCCCCGACCCGACCTGACGGTCGGGTCGGGGACCCGGGGGGAACCTGCCGCCGGCAGTGCCTCACCTACTGCCGGCGGCGGGTGGGTGCGGAGGCGATCCGGTCAGAGCGCCGGGTACGCGTTACGCATGAGCTCCTGGAACTGGGCGGAGAACCACGCACCGGAGATCGGCGCGTCCGCCAGAGCGCCCGACGGGTTGTTGCCGTTGCGGGCGTTACCGCCGTACGTCGGGTCGCACATCCGGTCGAAGCCCTTGCCCTCGGTGTTCGGGATCTCCTTGCTGGAGCCGTCCGACTCGCCCGGAGGCTTCACCCAGACGTAGGCGTCGATGCCGGGCTCCGGGTTGGCCCGGGGACGCTCGCCGAGGCCGGCGCCGGCCTGGTTGCACCAGTTGCCGAGGTGGAGCCGCCGGTCGATGCGACCACCGTTGACGTAGGTGTCGACGGTGGTCGTCGCGCCCGGCCCGGTCGGCCGCGCGGAGCCACCCCAGCCGTTACGGGACGTGTCGATCAGCATGCCGATGTTGGAGTTGAAGCCAACCGAGACCAGCTTGGTGCGGAACGCCTGGGCGAACGACAGCTCGTCGACGTAGTAGTTCCAGTCGACCCACTTGGACTGCCGCACCGTCTGACCGTTGACGTTGTCGGTGACCTTGAAGTACGGCTCGCGCAGCGCCGAGTAGTTCGCGGTGTTGGTGATGAACCCGTGCACGTTGTTGACCGTGCTGCCGGAGGCCACCGCGGCGGTCTTCAGGATGTCGGCGGTCGGGCCGAAGTTGGTGTCCCAGCCGAGCCAGCCGTGGTGGCCGGCGTCGATGTAGTTGTAGACGTTGCCGAGGGAGCCCAGCTTCGCCAGGGCGTAGCCGACACCGTTGACGTACGCGCCGTTGGCCTTGACCGTGTCACACATGACCGTGCCGCCGGCCTGCCCGGAGGTGTTGGTGATCAGGTTCGGCAGCGAGTCGATCTCGATGACGTTGATGATCCGCAGGTTGCGGTACTTCGCGTCACCCTGGATCGCGGCGATCGGGTCGATGTACTCGGCCTTGTACCTGGGCAGCTCGTCCGGGCCCAGCTCACCGTTGGAGGCGAGCGCGGAGCAGTCCCGGCCGGGCAGGTTGTAGATCACGAACTGGATGTACCCGGCACCCTGGCGCAGCGCCTCGTCCAGGTGGTCCCGCACCCCGAAGGCACCGTTCGAGCTGCTGTTCGGGGTGCCGTTGATCGCGGCGATCCGGTCCAGCCAGACGGCGGTGGGGTTGCTGGAGACCCGGCTTCCGCCCGGCTCGGCGTTCGCCTTGGCCTTCCACTCCGGGTTCACGTAACCCGGGACCCCGGCGTACGGGTTGTCCACCTTCACGCCCGGCGGCGTGGTGGTGGGCGGTGCGGTGGTCGGCGGTGCCGTGGTGGGCGGCGCCGTGGTGGGCGGTGTGGTGGTCGGCGGTGCGGTGGTGGGCGGTCCGGTGGTCGGGTTGGTGGTACCGCCGTTGCAGACCACGCCGTTGAGGGTGAACGAGGTCGGCTTCGGGTTGCTGCCGCTCCAGGCACCGTTGAAGCCGAGGCTCGTCGACGCGCCGGTGGCGAGGTTGCCGTTGTAGGACAGGCTCCGCGCGGTCACCTGGCTGCCGGACTGACTGAACTCGGCCGACCAGCCCTGCTGCACCCGCTGGCCGGAGTTGGGGAAGGTCCAGCCCAACGTCCAGCCGTTGACCGGGTCGCCGAGGTTCTTGATGGTGATGCTCGCGGTGAAGCCGCCGGGCCAGTCGTTGCTCGAGTAGGCGACGTCGCACTGCGTCGCGGCCTGCGCCGCGGTGACCGGGATCGTCACCAACCCGCCGGCGACCAGGACGCCCGCGCCGGCGAGCGCGAGGCCCCGGCGTGGGCCGGATAGCCTTCTCCACACATTCATGCCACTGATCTCCTTGGGCGAGACCGGGCTCGCGTACGGCCCGGCAGGACGGCCCGGTGGGCGTCCTGCACGGACGGCCGCCGGCGCCACGGGAATCTTTGGGGGCGCCCGACCCGGACGGGCGGTGGTGGTGGTGATGCACGACCGACGCGACGGTCAGTCGATCGGCGGCGGGATGTCGCCCCGGTAAACCGGGTGCCCTCGACTGCCCTGCCTGCGCGGTGTGGCTCTCCGTACCGCGTTCGCCGATTCTTGCATGGGAGCGCTTCCATGGCAATGGCTCGATGCGTGGCGGCGGGAGTCTCGCCCGTGGACCCGTTTCGGACGATACCCCCGAGTCGGCCCGAGCGGCGCGTAAAGGGAGCGGCGCTGGCGGTACCGGATGCCCGAGGCCGGCAGGCGCGACGAGCACAGAACACCGTGCGGCCCCCGCAAGGGCCTGCGGGGCCAGAGACGACGCTCGGCGCGCCGAAAGCCGCGTAGCACGCCTTCGTCTCTTAGCCGACTAAAGGTCAAAACGCGAATCTTTCACTTCATAAGTCGTGAAACGGTCTAACGTCGGTCTTAGCTCGGTTGTCGCCGAGCTCAGGACAACAGGGATGGAGTGACGCAGGTCATGGCTAAGAAGATGCTCGGGAAGGTCGTTGCGGGCGCCGCGCTCGGCGGCGCGTCGCTCCTGGTGTTCGCACCGGGGATCGCCTACGCCAACGGCCACGACGACGGCAAGGACCGCGACGGCAAGGTCTACGCCAAGCCTCACGTGGTCAAGGCCGGCGACGAGGTCAAGCTCCTCGAGATCTGCCCGGATCGGCAGGAGCACGCGTTCGTGTGGTCCAAGGTCACCGGCAAGGTCAAGCTCGAGCGGGCGAACGAAGACCGGGGCGAGGACCGCAAGTGGGGCGAGGAGGAGGACTCCTACGACCACGACAACGGCAAGGACGAGAACGGCAAGGACCACGAGGGCAAGGACGAGAACGGCAAGGACGACAAGGGCAAGGACCACGAGGGCAAGGACGAGAACGGCAAGGACGACAAGGGCAAGGACCACGAGGGCAAGGACGAGAACGGCAAGGACCACGAGGGCAAGGACGAGAACGGCAAGGACCACGAGGGCAAGGACGAGAACGGCAAGGACCACGAGGGCAAGGACGAGAACGGCAAGGACGACAAGGGCAAGGACGGCGGCCAGGGTGGCGGCGCCGCTGCCGACGCCCGCGACGACGAGGACCGCAAGGACTGGAAGGGCGAGGAGCACGGCCAGGACGCGGAGGACAACCGCGACAAGAAGGACTGGGACTCCAAGGACGAAGACAAGAAGGACTGGGAGTCCAAGGACGAGGACCGGTACGGCTCCGAGGGCCGCGACTCCAAGGACGAAGACAAGAAGGACTGGGAGTCCAAGGACGAGGACCGGTACGGCTCCGA
The nucleotide sequence above comes from Micromonospora luteifusca. Encoded proteins:
- a CDS encoding glycoside hydrolase family 6 protein, translated to MNVWRRLSGPRRGLALAGAGVLVAGGLVTIPVTAAQAATQCDVAYSSNDWPGGFTASITIKNLGDPVNGWTLGWTFPNSGQRVQQGWSAEFSQSGSQVTARSLSYNGNLATGASTSLGFNGAWSGSNPKPTSFTLNGVVCNGGTTNPTTGPPTTAPPTTTPPTTAPPTTAPPTTAPPTTTPPGVKVDNPYAGVPGYVNPEWKAKANAEPGGSRVSSNPTAVWLDRIAAINGTPNSSSNGAFGVRDHLDEALRQGAGYIQFVIYNLPGRDCSALASNGELGPDELPRYKAEYIDPIAAIQGDAKYRNLRIINVIEIDSLPNLITNTSGQAGGTVMCDTVKANGAYVNGVGYALAKLGSLGNVYNYIDAGHHGWLGWDTNFGPTADILKTAAVASGSTVNNVHGFITNTANYSALREPYFKVTDNVNGQTVRQSKWVDWNYYVDELSFAQAFRTKLVSVGFNSNIGMLIDTSRNGWGGSARPTGPGATTTVDTYVNGGRIDRRLHLGNWCNQAGAGLGERPRANPEPGIDAYVWVKPPGESDGSSKEIPNTEGKGFDRMCDPTYGGNARNGNNPSGALADAPISGAWFSAQFQELMRNAYPAL
- a CDS encoding sodium:solute symporter family protein, translating into MDGGGLRLNMNGLDYLILALYFVTVLGVGFAARRAIRTSVDFFLSGRSLPAWVTGLAFVSANLGALEIIGMAANGAQYGVMTVHYYWIGAVPAMVFLGIVMMPFYYGSKVRSVPEYLRLRFNRPTHLLNALSFAVAQVLIAGVNLYALALVMQALLGWPLWTAVVVGAAIVLAYITIGGLSGAIYNEVLQFFVILAGLIPVTVIGLVKVGGVNGLMDAVRDSKLGEAGLHAWQDTGSTANPLGAQWIGIVFGLGFVLSFGYWTTNFAEVQRALSAKNMSAARRTPIIAAYPKLLIPLVTVIPGLVALVTVKGLGAESGDLQYNNAIPLLMRDLLPNGVLGVAVTGLLASFMAGMAANVSGFNTVFTYDIWQAYIRPGRPDDYYLRIGRWATVGAVVIGIGTAFIAAGFSNIMNYIQALFSLFNAPLFATFIIGMFWKRMSALAGFWSLLLGTLASLATYLLYKGGVIDFNSDLEESFWGAGIAFVTVAIVAAILTPLTAPKRDEELRGLVYGMGGVDLKGDVLAGDAVWYRSPVLLGLIAVALAALFYIPVF
- a CDS encoding sensor histidine kinase; amino-acid sequence: MKTRDWPIRSKLTALVVAPVTALLALWIFATTLTFGPALDLLSARTLLYDLGRPGEAVVTELQRERRLSVVQLAGTTELPALAEQRERTDRAVAELRRRVDGEALRDAADDLLETRVDQLVTALAALPAGRDFIDDRKVDRAGAIGLYSGMVSASFQAFAGMATLTDPDLNRQALALTALGRSRELLGQSDALLAGALTAGRFAEGEHTQLVQAIGNQRWLTESAVADLPETGRVAYQRLTEGEAFTRLRTMQDALVAANRAGRPPVDAAAWQASHDAVQQQLRDFELAEADALTDRSVPMAVRILVRLAAAGVLGLVAVVVSVLVALRVGRTLVRRLSGVRTAALDLAEHRLPDVVTRLRRGEQVDVAREAPPLEYGHDEIGEVGRAFTEVQRTAVQAAVDEVTLRRGLNEVFLNIARRSQSLVHRQLHLLDRMERRAEDPDELAELFQVDHLATRLRRHAEDLVILAGSAPGRGWRNPVAMVDLIRGAISEVEAYDRVDITAAQPAGVLGRAVGDVIHLLAELVENATAFSPPDTRVTVTGEQVANGYALEITDQGLGMSAAALETANTRLASSPEFDPAQSARLGLFVVARLAARHNVRVRLRPSGEGGVTAVVLIPSDLVTAEPPAGPDPATLPAASADPARRLARTARRSAVPRPRARLSAAPPTNAAPPDSAAPPTNAAPPAPSGGAATSDTSPVIGLGDAASPDETADDLDGLPRRVRRHTPAVQRRSTVTDTPTPRSPEEVRRVMAALQAGTARGRATVITPSAPAAPAAPAAAAERTDPAVPAVPTNPATNPETPDRN